A genomic stretch from Diprion similis isolate iyDipSimi1 chromosome 1, iyDipSimi1.1, whole genome shotgun sequence includes:
- the LOC124410011 gene encoding odorant receptor 13a-like isoform X2: MSRVLDKVETYFKLNRFFLYSIGLWPYQTPWESRLGLIVLFAFTSSLFSMQFIGLVEVRNNMDDVIECLSPLGVAILCGIKVVNAVANSDKMKHLLTKIQKDWDVTGISDPEKTIMKKYAEEGVKFTKLYAYVMYTGMSFFILPPILSNLQLANSSDNKTSTRRRLPYIASDYIDTEKYFYLMTIHAYVATVFFVTIIIGVDSTFTVYQQHGCAKFAILRYAGEIESAYSTAQLFQVGTCCLLMSITGLHAVTKLAKPEELVRYFAVILLLMLHLLSYSWPSQELMDQSLSVHRATYETEWYRVSMRTRKLLLQIMTKSLKVCEITAGKFCLMSMENFCSILSNSMSYFTLLSSMHE; this comes from the exons ATGTCACGAGTCTTGGATAAGGTTGAAACTTACTTTAAACTGAACCGATTTTTTCTGTACTCGATTGGCCTTTGGCCTTATCAAACGCCTTGGGAAAGTCGATTGGGTTTGATCGTTCTGTTTGCCTTTACGTCAAGTTTGTTCTCCATGCAG TTTATAGGTTTAGTCGAGGTGAGAAACAACATGGACGATGTTATAGAATGCCTCTCCCCTCTCGGTGTTGCAATATTGTGCGGTATAAAAGTGGTCAATGCAGTTGCAAATAGCGATAAG atgaaacaCTTGCTGACGAAGATCCAGAAAGACTGGGACGTAACCGGTATTTCTGACCCGGAAAAGACGATCATGAAAAAATACGCCGAAGAAGGTGTCAAGTTTACGAAGTTGTACGCAT ACGTCATGTATACCGGCATGTCTTTCTTCATATTACCGCCAATTTTATCGAACTTGCAACTAGCGAATTCGTCGGATAATAAGACCTCAACGCGTAGACGACTGCCTTACATAGCGTCGGATTACATCGACACGGAGAAGTACTTTTACTTGATGACGATCCACGCCTACGTCGCCACAGTTTTCTTTGTGACAATAATTATCGGCGTTGACTCGACGTTCACCGTTTATCAGCAGCATGGTTGTGCCAAATTTGCGATATTGAG gtACGCAGGTGAGATCGAGTCAGCCTACTCGACAGCCCAATTGTTTCAAGTCGGTACCTGCTGTCTGCTTATGAGTATCACCGGCCTACAC GCGGTGACGAAACTGGCAAAGCCCGAGGAACTGGTGAGATACTTCGCAGTGATATTGTTGTTAATGCTACATCTGTTATCGTACAGTTGGCCGTCTCAAGAGCTGATGGACCAGAGCTTAAGCGTCCACAGAGCTAC CTATGAAACCGAATGGTATCGCGTTTCCATGCGCACCCGAAAGCTGCTGCTTCAGATAATGACGAAGAGTCTTAAAGTGTGCGAAATCACTGCGGGAAAGTTTTGTCTCATGTCGATGGAAAACTTCTGCAGT ATTCTGAGCAACTCTATGTCGTACTTTACTCTACTCTCATCGATGCACGAATAG
- the LOC124410011 gene encoding uncharacterized protein LOC124410011 isoform X3 — MSRVLDKVETYFKLNRFFLYSIGLWPYQTPWESRLGLIVLFAFTSSLFSMQFIGLVEVRNNMDDVIECLSPLGVAILCGIKVVNAVANSDKMKHLLTKIQKDWDVTGISDPEKTIMKKYAEEGVKFTKLYAYVMYTGMSFFILPPILSNLQLANSSDNKTSTRRRLPYIASDYIDTEKYFYLMTIHAYVATVFFVTIIIGVDSTFTVYQQHGCAKFAILRYRLRHIIEPGNLDVDLNPPEIDDFVYKRTKLCAYLHKEAISYETEWYRVSMRTRKLLLQIMTKSLKVCEITAGKFCLMSMENFCSILSNSMSYFTLLSSMHE, encoded by the exons ATGTCACGAGTCTTGGATAAGGTTGAAACTTACTTTAAACTGAACCGATTTTTTCTGTACTCGATTGGCCTTTGGCCTTATCAAACGCCTTGGGAAAGTCGATTGGGTTTGATCGTTCTGTTTGCCTTTACGTCAAGTTTGTTCTCCATGCAG TTTATAGGTTTAGTCGAGGTGAGAAACAACATGGACGATGTTATAGAATGCCTCTCCCCTCTCGGTGTTGCAATATTGTGCGGTATAAAAGTGGTCAATGCAGTTGCAAATAGCGATAAG atgaaacaCTTGCTGACGAAGATCCAGAAAGACTGGGACGTAACCGGTATTTCTGACCCGGAAAAGACGATCATGAAAAAATACGCCGAAGAAGGTGTCAAGTTTACGAAGTTGTACGCAT ACGTCATGTATACCGGCATGTCTTTCTTCATATTACCGCCAATTTTATCGAACTTGCAACTAGCGAATTCGTCGGATAATAAGACCTCAACGCGTAGACGACTGCCTTACATAGCGTCGGATTACATCGACACGGAGAAGTACTTTTACTTGATGACGATCCACGCCTACGTCGCCACAGTTTTCTTTGTGACAATAATTATCGGCGTTGACTCGACGTTCACCGTTTATCAGCAGCATGGTTGTGCCAAATTTGCGATATTGAG GTATCGATTAAGGCATATAATCGAGCCGGGAAATCTTGACGTTGATTTGAATCCTCCGGAAATCGATGATTTTGTATACAAGAGGACTAAACTATGCGCCTATCTTCACAAGGAAGCTATAAG CTATGAAACCGAATGGTATCGCGTTTCCATGCGCACCCGAAAGCTGCTGCTTCAGATAATGACGAAGAGTCTTAAAGTGTGCGAAATCACTGCGGGAAAGTTTTGTCTCATGTCGATGGAAAACTTCTGCAGT ATTCTGAGCAACTCTATGTCGTACTTTACTCTACTCTCATCGATGCACGAATAG
- the LOC124410011 gene encoding odorant receptor 13a-like isoform X1, translated as MSRVLDKVETYFKLNRFFLYSIGLWPYQTPWESRLGLIVLFAFTSSLFSMQFIGLVEVRNNMDDVIECLSPLGVAILCGIKVVNAVANSDKMKHLLTKIQKDWDVTGISDPEKTIMKKYAEEGVKFTKLYAYVMYTGMSFFILPPILSNLQLANSSDNKTSTRRRLPYIASDYIDTEKYFYLMTIHAYVATVFFVTIIIGVDSTFTVYQQHGCAKFAILRYRLRHIIEPGNLDVDLNPPEIDDFVYKRTKLCAYLHKEAIRYAGEIESAYSTAQLFQVGTCCLLMSITGLHAVTKLAKPEELVRYFAVILLLMLHLLSYSWPSQELMDQSLSVHRATYETEWYRVSMRTRKLLLQIMTKSLKVCEITAGKFCLMSMENFCSILSNSMSYFTLLSSMHE; from the exons ATGTCACGAGTCTTGGATAAGGTTGAAACTTACTTTAAACTGAACCGATTTTTTCTGTACTCGATTGGCCTTTGGCCTTATCAAACGCCTTGGGAAAGTCGATTGGGTTTGATCGTTCTGTTTGCCTTTACGTCAAGTTTGTTCTCCATGCAG TTTATAGGTTTAGTCGAGGTGAGAAACAACATGGACGATGTTATAGAATGCCTCTCCCCTCTCGGTGTTGCAATATTGTGCGGTATAAAAGTGGTCAATGCAGTTGCAAATAGCGATAAG atgaaacaCTTGCTGACGAAGATCCAGAAAGACTGGGACGTAACCGGTATTTCTGACCCGGAAAAGACGATCATGAAAAAATACGCCGAAGAAGGTGTCAAGTTTACGAAGTTGTACGCAT ACGTCATGTATACCGGCATGTCTTTCTTCATATTACCGCCAATTTTATCGAACTTGCAACTAGCGAATTCGTCGGATAATAAGACCTCAACGCGTAGACGACTGCCTTACATAGCGTCGGATTACATCGACACGGAGAAGTACTTTTACTTGATGACGATCCACGCCTACGTCGCCACAGTTTTCTTTGTGACAATAATTATCGGCGTTGACTCGACGTTCACCGTTTATCAGCAGCATGGTTGTGCCAAATTTGCGATATTGAG GTATCGATTAAGGCATATAATCGAGCCGGGAAATCTTGACGTTGATTTGAATCCTCCGGAAATCGATGATTTTGTATACAAGAGGACTAAACTATGCGCCTATCTTCACAAGGAAGCTATAAG gtACGCAGGTGAGATCGAGTCAGCCTACTCGACAGCCCAATTGTTTCAAGTCGGTACCTGCTGTCTGCTTATGAGTATCACCGGCCTACAC GCGGTGACGAAACTGGCAAAGCCCGAGGAACTGGTGAGATACTTCGCAGTGATATTGTTGTTAATGCTACATCTGTTATCGTACAGTTGGCCGTCTCAAGAGCTGATGGACCAGAGCTTAAGCGTCCACAGAGCTAC CTATGAAACCGAATGGTATCGCGTTTCCATGCGCACCCGAAAGCTGCTGCTTCAGATAATGACGAAGAGTCTTAAAGTGTGCGAAATCACTGCGGGAAAGTTTTGTCTCATGTCGATGGAAAACTTCTGCAGT ATTCTGAGCAACTCTATGTCGTACTTTACTCTACTCTCATCGATGCACGAATAG